The DNA segment ACTTCCTTATCAGGATTGATCGTTACTCCATACTCTCTCAAGTAAAAATCAGCTGCTGCCTGTTTTAAATATCTATGCCCCTGAAACGGAGAATATTTGTGATTGATGGGATTAGCTGCCGCCTCCTGTAATTTTGACACGATATGCTCAGGCGTTGGCTGATCTGGATTTCCTTGTCCTAAATTTATAACGTCATGCCCTTCGGCAATATACTCTCCAACCTTCTTTACAAGGCCTGCAAAAAATTGTTTTGGCAGACTATTTAAAAGCTCTGATGGTGGAAATTGTTTCATCACTCTCTCACCTGCTTATTCATTACAAATTTTTGTTGAAATTCTAGTCACAAATGATATAACTTTTATAACAGCTTGTAAAGAAAAAATTCTGATTTTTCGAACCGGAGGGAAAATTCTATGAAATTAAACATATCTTGTATACAAATGGATATCGCCTTTGGTAATCCATATGAAAACTATCATTCTGCTGAAAGACTGATTGAAAAAGCAATGGAAACTAAGCCTGACATTCTCGTCTTACCTGAACTCTGGACCACCGGATATGACTTAACACGACTTGATAAAATTGCAGATGACCAAGCGAAACAAACGATTCAGTTTCTACAGGAGGCAGCAAAAAAATACCAAGTTCATTTCGTTGGAGGATCTGTTGCAAACCGCAATGATAGCGGAGTAAAAAATACTTTGATTATCATAAACAAAGAAGGCCAGTTGGTTCACCAATATAGTAAATTACATTTGTTTAAGCTTATGGATGAGCATTTATATTTAGAGGCTGGTACAGAAAAAGGGTTATTCCAATTAGAAAATCGTCATTTTGCGGGAGTCATTTGTTATGACATCCGTTTTCCTGAATGGATACGCACCCATACTTCTCATGGTGCGGAAGCACTATTTGTGGTCGCAGAATGGCCTGAACCTCGGTTAGCACATTGGCGGGCCTTACTAATTTCTCGAGCAATCGAAAATCAATGTTATGTTGTTGCCTGCAACCGGTCAGGAAGTGATCCAAATAACAAATTTGCTGGTCACAGTATGATTATTGACCCTTGGGGAAAAGTGATTGCAGAAGCTGGGGATGAAGAGGAAATTCTATCTGCAGAATTAAACATGGATCTTGTTAAAGATATCCGCAAACAAATCCCTATCTTCGCAGATAGAAAGCCAGAATACTATCGTTAGTTTCAAATTTAAAAATTAATAATATTTTCAAAATTTTGTTGACACCTATCTTTTTATCCTGTTATAGTTTTTATCATACTGAAAAAATAGAATATTAGATTTACTCTTATCACGAGCTGGCTGAGGGATTTGGCCCTTTGAAGCCCAGCAACCGACCTTACCCCACTGAAAAGCGGGGCGCTTATCATGAGATAGGTAAAGGGGAACTCCCTAAAAGGCACGGTGCTAATTCCAACAGAAGGATGTTCTTTCTGAGAGATAAGAGGTGCGAAGAAACATACATCTTCTAGCCTCTTTCAGACAAGAAAGAGGCTTTTTTGTGCGTAAAGTACAACAGAGCCTCCAAAATAAGGAGGAATTTATTATGAGTCTACTAAAACAGACAACGTACAAACCTTTAACTGAAGCATCTGCTATCGAATTATCAATAAATTTAAATATTTTCTCTGAAAAAGCAAACTTATCTTGTAAGGAAATTGGTGATGGCAATCTTAACCTTGTATTCCACTTGGTTGATCAAGATTCAGGGAAAAGTATCATTATCAAACAAGCTCTCCCTTATGCAAAAGTCGTGGGTGAAAGCTGGCCATTAACACTTAAAAGGGCGAAAATTGAAGCAGAAGCCTTAAAAACTTTTGGTCAGATTGCTCCAAATTTCGTACCACAGGTATATTACACAGATGATGTTTTAGCTGTTACTGTAATGGAGGACTTATCCCATCTCTTAATTGCTAGAACAGGATTTATAAAAGGTGCGACCTATCCCCTCATTTCTAAACATTTAGGTGAGTACCTGGCTAGAACTTTATTTTTCACCTCAGATTATGCGCTAACTCCAGCGGAGAAAAAGGCAAAAGTACAACAATTTATTAACCCAGAGCTATGCAAGATTACTGAGGATTTAATTTTTACAGATCCATTTTTAGACGCAGAAACAAATGAATTTGAATCTGACCTCCGACCAGTAGTGGAAGCTCTTTGGCAGGACGAGGAGCTAAAGTTTCAAGTTACTGTTTTAAAAAGAAGTTTCTTAACAGAAGCGGAATCACTTCTTCATGGAGATCTGCATACAGGAAGTGTCTTTGCCGACGATTTCGAAACAAAAGTAATTGATCCTGAATTTGCTTTTTACGGACCTGCCGGTTTTGACATTGGTCAAGTTTTTGCTAATTTACTCTTCCAAGTCATTGTGAATGTGCCAAAACGTGAATTGTTTATCACTCATATTGAAACTGTTTGGAATGTCTTTGAAGAACAATATTCACAATTATGGAATACGGAAAACAAAGAACCATTAGCTAAGACCCCTTCATTCTTACGCTTTCAGCTGGCTAAATTCTTTGAGGATACAATCGGTTTTGCTGGGTGCGAGTTGATCAGAAGAACCATCGGACTCGCCCATGTAGCGGATTTGGATGGAGTTGAGGATGAGCAAACAAGATTAGCAGCGAAGCGTCATTCTTTAGAACTTGGAAAAATCCTTGTCAAACAGAGAAAAGAAATAAAAGACCTCACTGCTTTCATTCGTACAGTCAGAGAAGGATTCTAGGAAAAACAAAGAGGTTGACTTATAGAAGGTCAACCTCCTCTCTTTATTGTGGTTTTGCCCACATTTCTTCTGGGTTTAGTTCGTATATACTATTTTCCCGATACATGTAATGATTGATTATGAATTCCCGCCGTATAGTTGCATAATCATCATGGAATTGTTTGATATACTCGTTTAATTCTTTTTCTTCGTATTTTTTACCTGCTTTTAACCCTTTTACGATATGTTCAAAGACGATTAATTTCTTCTTCCTCTGAGCAGGAATGCTTTTTAATTTCCCATCTTTAGTAAAGAAATTCTCAAGAACTTTTTGTCTTTCTAAACTAGATTCCACCATATTCCCCAACTCCTCTCCTTTTTTCTCAAGTAACTGCGTTAATACTTGTGCTTGTTGTTTAATCATAGATTCATTTAAATAGAAGTAAATCGTATTTTTATCTCTTCTTTCATATACCACATGAATTTCCCTCAGTTTTTTCAAGTGATGTGTGATGGTTGGTGCCGTTAATCCTAGTTTACCTGCAATCGCCTGACCATGAAGAGGACCCTTAGCTAAAAGAGCAACGATCCTGACTCTCGTTGGATCACCCATTGTTTTATAAAACGCTACTAAACGGTTTAGCTGCATCATCATATACACCTCTCAATTTCGATATTCATCTAATTAGATATATATCAAACTTTAATTTTTCTGTCAATAAGAAAATCAAAAGAAAAAGCAAAGTGCACATGACACTTTGCTTTTTCTTTCTAACTTATAGCATTGGACTTTCGTGTTTAGCTTTTAAACGCTGCCATCTTTTTTCTACTTCTGCTTCAAAATCTTCTAAGATTGGCTTGTTTTCATCTTTTAGCAAATGTTTAGTTTTACCCATATATTTTAACCAATCAGCCAGTGGAATTCGTTTGTTCTTTTCTTCTGGGTTATACGTAATCGTTGTAACTCCTTGCTCTACTTCATAAAGTGGGAAGAAGCAGGAATTTACAGCCGCTTCAATGATTGTTGCACCGTAACGGTCATCAGATTTCCAGTTAAGTGGACAAGTGATTAGAAGTTTTCCATACACCGTTCCGACATTTTGCGCATACCACTGTGCTTTTGCACCCTTTTTGATAAGGTCTTGTGGGAACGCTTCTGAACCTGTAAATACGTAAGGAATATTAGTTGAAGCCATAATTTGAGCCGTGTCCTTATGATGGAAGGCTTTTCCTCTCTGTGTCTTACCAACTCCAGATGTACTTGTCATATGGCCAATTGGTGTAGAATAGGACATTTGAGAGCCTGTATTCATGTAACCTTCATTATCATATTCGAGCATAATCAATTTATGTCCACGAAGAGCAGTACCGATTGCAGATCCCATTCCGATGTCCATACCGCCATCTCCTGTAATCATAACAAACGTAGCATCATCTGATACTTGAATCTCACCACGGCGTTTTAATTCCATGAAAGCCTCCACTGTACCTGATAAGGTTGCAGCGCCATTTTGGAACAAGTTGTGCATCATCGTTTGCTTATGAGATGTATGCGGATAAGCGGTTGTTGTAACATAAGCACAACCTGTTTGGAATAGAGTAACAATATCTCCTTCTATCCCTTTGAAGAATAGCTCAAGGCCGGCAAAAATTCCACATCCTGGACAAGCTCCATGACCAGAAGCGATTCTCTTTGGTTTACCAGTAAGAGCCCGAAGCGGTGGGATTTTCACTTTTAACTTATTGGTTTCCTCATCCATTTTCACATCGATTAGACCGGATTTATATACATCTCCATGTTGCGGTAAAATAACCGGCTTAAGGATCTTTTCAGGGTTACCTGGAATATGGCCATAGTAATCAAATGGTTTTTCGGCGTAGCCTTTCTCCATCGTATCGATAGCCATTTCAAAGAATTTCTCAGCATCACTTGCATAGAAATCTTTTCCTCCAAGACCGAAAACACGACTTAAAACAATTGTTTGATTATTACGGTCATCTTGAAGAGCAGATTTCACTTCATGTGTTAAATTCGGACCATTAGCTCCATATGAATCGGCACGTTCCCCAATTAATAACGATTTCACGTTTTTAAGTGCTTCACGAATTTCCTTCGCAGGGAATGGGCGGATAATATTCGGACTAATGACTCCTGCCTTAATTCCCTTTGCACGGAGCTGATCAACGACATCCTTAGCTGATTCAGCTGCGGAATTTAATAAAAATAACGCCACTTCTGCATCTTCCATTTTATATAAGTCAAGAACTGGGTATTCTCTACCAGATAGTTTCGCATATTCAGCAGCTACTTCTTTAAATACCTCACCAGCATTATACATGGCTTCGGATTGCTGGAAATGATTATTAATAAAATCATCACCGCTCATATGTGCACCAATGGTAACTGGTTTTTTAGGGTCTCTAGCAAAATTGTAATCTGTTGGGCACTCCCCAACAAACTGTTGAACAACGCGACGATCCTTGAAGAATTCTACCCTACGCTTTTGATGTGAAGTGAAGAATCCATCATACGCTACAATAACTGGTAAGCGTACCTTTGAATGCTCGGCAATTTTTAGTGCCATAATATTCATATCATAGACAGCTTGCGGTGTTTTGGCTGTTAAAATAACCCAGCCAGTGTTTAATGCATAATAAAGGTCAGAGTGGTCTCCACGAATATCAAGTGGACCACTGACAGAACGTGTAACTAAATTCATTACCATTGGGAAACGAGTACCTGATTGTACAGGAAGCTGTTCAATCATATATAGTAATCCATTTGCACTTGTCGCATTAAATACGCGAGCACCAGTAGCAGCAGCACCATAGCAAATACCCGCTGAACCATGCTCACCATCTGCAGGGATTAATTTAATATCATGCTCGCCACGAGTTTTCATTTGGTCTAGAAATTGCGCTACCTCAGTAGATGGTGTAATTGGGAAATACCCCATGATATGATAGTTGATTTGAGCTGCAGCCATTGCAGCCATTTCATTACCTGATTCAAAAGTTGAAATTTGTTCGGCCATCGCTTGAGTTGTTAATTTATCATCTAAAGTTGCCATTAGAAACTACCTCCTGTAACATAAGGAAAGTTTTGCTTCACGCGGTTAGCGTCTGCATACCCAATCATTTCACGTAAATCTCCGAGCGCATCTGTTGGACATGCCTCCACGCATTTTAAACAGCCCTTGCAATATTGATAATCAATTCCCTTAAGGAACATTTGCTTTCTGCCGCGCTTATCTTCTCCTTCTTCCCAAACGAAACAGAAATCTGGACATACGTTGTCGCAAGCAGCACAATGTATGCATTTTTCTTGCTGGAATTCTGGAAGGAAACCTTGACGAGAACCACTTAAATCTTTAAAAATACTATTTGCTTGTGAAACTAAGACCCCTCCGATTTCCTGGGTTGTATACCCTAGCATCGGAAGTGGACGAGTGAAGGCTTTACCCTCCGCCCCTTCTAGAACTTCATAGGTTTTAAATTTCACTTCATTATATCCACGATCAAACGTACGAATATTTGGTTCAACAAGATGAGGATATTTCTTTGTAAATGTTTTACGTATAACATCTCTCATTGATTCTGGATCTAGAAAGTCTAGTATTCGGTATAAAGCACCGAGCATCGCTGTATTTACTTTTGTTTTTTCTTCAACCGCAATACTTAAGGCATCAATAATGGCCAAAGTTCCATTTTCTAGTTGTAAATCCCTTTTTACTTCATCAAATTCTCTTTCTGTATTTACTAGAACGATTCCCTCAGCACCTAAGCCACTGACAACATTAACTGTCTTATATAGGGCTTCGTGGAAAACACCAACGATATGTGGCTGTTCAATTGGACTATGATCTCTAATTTCTACATCTGGTTCACAAAAACGGA comes from the Neobacillus sp. PS2-9 genome and includes:
- a CDS encoding carbon-nitrogen family hydrolase encodes the protein MKLNISCIQMDIAFGNPYENYHSAERLIEKAMETKPDILVLPELWTTGYDLTRLDKIADDQAKQTIQFLQEAAKKYQVHFVGGSVANRNDSGVKNTLIIINKEGQLVHQYSKLHLFKLMDEHLYLEAGTEKGLFQLENRHFAGVICYDIRFPEWIRTHTSHGAEALFVVAEWPEPRLAHWRALLISRAIENQCYVVACNRSGSDPNNKFAGHSMIIDPWGKVIAEAGDEEEILSAELNMDLVKDIRKQIPIFADRKPEYYR
- the mtnK gene encoding S-methyl-5-thioribose kinase, whose translation is MSLLKQTTYKPLTEASAIELSINLNIFSEKANLSCKEIGDGNLNLVFHLVDQDSGKSIIIKQALPYAKVVGESWPLTLKRAKIEAEALKTFGQIAPNFVPQVYYTDDVLAVTVMEDLSHLLIARTGFIKGATYPLISKHLGEYLARTLFFTSDYALTPAEKKAKVQQFINPELCKITEDLIFTDPFLDAETNEFESDLRPVVEALWQDEELKFQVTVLKRSFLTEAESLLHGDLHTGSVFADDFETKVIDPEFAFYGPAGFDIGQVFANLLFQVIVNVPKRELFITHIETVWNVFEEQYSQLWNTENKEPLAKTPSFLRFQLAKFFEDTIGFAGCELIRRTIGLAHVADLDGVEDEQTRLAAKRHSLELGKILVKQRKEIKDLTAFIRTVREGF
- a CDS encoding thiamine pyrophosphate-dependent enzyme, which translates into the protein MATLDDKLTTQAMAEQISTFESGNEMAAMAAAQINYHIMGYFPITPSTEVAQFLDQMKTRGEHDIKLIPADGEHGSAGICYGAAATGARVFNATSANGLLYMIEQLPVQSGTRFPMVMNLVTRSVSGPLDIRGDHSDLYYALNTGWVILTAKTPQAVYDMNIMALKIAEHSKVRLPVIVAYDGFFTSHQKRRVEFFKDRRVVQQFVGECPTDYNFARDPKKPVTIGAHMSGDDFINNHFQQSEAMYNAGEVFKEVAAEYAKLSGREYPVLDLYKMEDAEVALFLLNSAAESAKDVVDQLRAKGIKAGVISPNIIRPFPAKEIREALKNVKSLLIGERADSYGANGPNLTHEVKSALQDDRNNQTIVLSRVFGLGGKDFYASDAEKFFEMAIDTMEKGYAEKPFDYYGHIPGNPEKILKPVILPQHGDVYKSGLIDVKMDEETNKLKVKIPPLRALTGKPKRIASGHGACPGCGIFAGLELFFKGIEGDIVTLFQTGCAYVTTTAYPHTSHKQTMMHNLFQNGAATLSGTVEAFMELKRRGEIQVSDDATFVMITGDGGMDIGMGSAIGTALRGHKLIMLEYDNEGYMNTGSQMSYSTPIGHMTSTSGVGKTQRGKAFHHKDTAQIMASTNIPYVFTGSEAFPQDLIKKGAKAQWYAQNVGTVYGKLLITCPLNWKSDDRYGATIIEAAVNSCFFPLYEVEQGVTTITYNPEEKNKRIPLADWLKYMGKTKHLLKDENKPILEDFEAEVEKRWQRLKAKHESPML
- a CDS encoding 2-oxoacid:acceptor oxidoreductase family protein, whose translation is MSILPKKNELGFFEIRLESIGGLGANLAGKMLAEAGVLSLGLKGSNFSSYGSEKKGSPVKSFIRFCEPDVEIRDHSPIEQPHIVGVFHEALYKTVNVVSGLGAEGIVLVNTEREFDEVKRDLQLENGTLAIIDALSIAVEEKTKVNTAMLGALYRILDFLDPESMRDVIRKTFTKKYPHLVEPNIRTFDRGYNEVKFKTYEVLEGAEGKAFTRPLPMLGYTTQEIGGVLVSQANSIFKDLSGSRQGFLPEFQQEKCIHCAACDNVCPDFCFVWEEGEDKRGRKQMFLKGIDYQYCKGCLKCVEACPTDALGDLREMIGYADANRVKQNFPYVTGGSF
- a CDS encoding metalloregulator ArsR/SmtB family transcription factor; this translates as MQLNRLVAFYKTMGDPTRVRIVALLAKGPLHGQAIAGKLGLTAPTITHHLKKLREIHVVYERRDKNTIYFYLNESMIKQQAQVLTQLLEKKGEELGNMVESSLERQKVLENFFTKDGKLKSIPAQRKKKLIVFEHIVKGLKAGKKYEEKELNEYIKQFHDDYATIRREFIINHYMYRENSIYELNPEEMWAKPQ